The Nitrospinaceae bacterium genomic interval ATTCTGCCTATGCGCGAGGGCCCAACCGGAGAGGAACACACCCCCGTCATCACGGCCGTCGCAGCGCAAAAAAAAATTCGTGATGGAGAGTTTTGGAAAATCTACATCCAGGCCACCGACCCGGACGGCGACCTCGACAGGATTCAGATATCTTTCGAGCAGCTAGGCGGCTCCTATGTGCCCGACATCATCATGCAGGACAAAAAAACTGACAAAATGAACGGCGCCCTGCTGGTCTGGGCCGCTCTCAGCGGAGGCACCGGCAGCACCTCCAATACGATTTACGGAAAGGCCGAGATTCGCGTTGAGGACAGGGCCGGCAACCTCAGTAAACCCAAATTCATAGAATTCGAGGTGCAGACATTGGGCCCCCCGGACACTTTCGCCCCGCCAGCCGGCTTTGATGCCGCCACCAATCTCGGGGAGGCCGAATTTCCTCTCCAGACCGACGAGGACCTCACGGGCGATGACGATGACGCCGCCGACAGAGGGGCCTGATCAAAAAACAGCGCACAAATAAAAAGGGGAGAGAGGCATCTGGCCTCCCTCCCCTTTTTTCTTTTCTTCGTACTTAAACTAGCGCGTACGCCCCGTCGACGTGTCGAGCTTGTGCACGTCGGTGACGAGCCTCTCGTCATAGGGATAGGGCGTGTAGACGTCCGGGCCCTCTTTCCTGACGACGACGTTGTTCTCAAGTCTGAAGCCGCCGATTCCGACCTTGCCCGCGTAGGGCTCAAGGTTGAAGGTCATCCCCTCCTCGAGATCGAGGGGATCGTCATAGGCCGCCGGGCTGAAGTAGGGAAGCTCCCAGGGGTTGGTTCCCGAGCCGTGGCCCAGGCTGTCGAGCACATAGGGCTCGGCCGCCTTGTAAACGTCGAGCGTAGTGTTGCCCACCTTCGAGGCCTCGCACGAGTCCCAAACGGCGTTATAGCTGTTCATATGCCATTCGATCTGCTCCGGAGTCGGCATGATGTCGCCGCAAATCCAGGTCCGCGTGAAATCGCCCCAGTAGCCGTTGAAGCAGCCGCCGATGTCGATGATCACGGGATCGCCCATGCGGATAATGCGGTCGGACGTCAGCCGCCGGTAGGGCGCGGTGTAGGGGCCCGAGCACACGATGTTGGCGCACTGGGTCCATTCGCTGCCAAGCGCCGTCATGGTCTCCCACGCCACGGCGAGCACTTCACACTCCTTGACGCCCGGCTTCAGGAAATCAAGCGCGGCATGCATCCCCGCCTCGGTGATGACCGTCGCCGCCTTCAAGCAATGAATCTCATCCTGGGTCTTGATAATCTTCGCCTTCATCAAGACCACGTAGCCGTCTACGAACTCGGTCTTTGGGAAGGCTTCTTTGAGATGTTTTTCGATCGAGGGGCTCCAGAGGTCGACGCCCACCTTCTTGCCATCGAGGTTGCCGATGAGGCCCTCGACGCGCTTGGCCCAGTCCTTCACCGCCGAGATATCGCGCAGGTTCGCGCGCTTTTGAATCTGCTCGGAGGCAAGCCAAGTCATGCGCGCGTGAACGTGATCGTCATCCATGCTGAAGATATAGGGCTCCTGTCCCTTGGCCAGCACGCAGGCCGCCATGCCGAGCGAGGCCGTCGGATGCAGGTGGGAGCGAAAACCCGTCAGATAGCGGCAATCCTCCGTCCGAAAGACGAAAAGCGCGTCCACATCGCTGGCGTCAAGCGCGTCTTTGGCCCGCTGCAGGCGCTCCTTCCTCATGCGGTCAAAATTAATCCGCTCCTCCCAATCGACACCCATCAAGCCATGATCACCAAGATCAGCCATTTTCCTCATTCTCCTTGTTCGAAAAATTATAAATGCGGCGGCGGGCCACAATCCGGGGCGCGCCGCACCCCCTGTGCTAGAATCGGCATGCTAACCCATTCCCCGAGATCAATGAAGGCCGGGCGATGAAAAAATCCGATTCTCTGATAATCATATTCCTGACCACTATCGTGCTCGGATTTGCGGGTCCAGCCTGGGCGGCCCGGATTCGCGTCGCCCAGGAGTCCGCCCCCGGCCGAGGCGATTTCGACGCCAATATCCTTGGCTACATCGACCCCTACCCCGAGCGGGAAAAAGCGGCGGCAGAGTTCTACTCCTACGAGGCGCTGTCCCACTACTCCTTCAACGGCCCCCACCCGCGCCTGAGGGACGACACTTCGCATCTTTTTTTAGTCACGACGCGAGAGGGCCTCTCGCTCTTCATCGTCCATGATAAACCCAACAATCCAGACGGCGGCGGGGCAACCATGCGAATACGGGTAAAGGGCGACCCCAACGGGGCGCGAATTCTTATTTTCGATGACCCAAATAGCGAATGGGACACCTTCGACGCCAAACCAGGAGGAAAGGAATTTCTCACCTGGCACCGCTGGTTCCCCTGCTGCACGGACGGCCTCGTCCTTGGGACGCTTGAGGGGCGCTGGCGCGTGTTTCTCGAATTCCCTGCAGGCGACGCTGCCGTCGGCGATGAGCCATTCGACGGCCTTCAGCGCTGGAGGGCTTTTTCGGCAAGCGGTAACATCGTTGAACTTAAGCTCAAAAAAGGCAGGCGAGTTCGTCTCGACCCGCCCGGCTCGCTGGTTCGGGCACCCTCGCGCCGAAGCACGATAAATCGTTATCATATGACCAAACATAGATTCGCACTCAAAAGGGAGAAACCATGAAAGCAATGGTGCTGAAAGAGAAAAATACGCCGTTCGTGATGGAGGAGCGGCCCGACCCAAAGGCAGGCCCCGGCGAGGCAGTCGCACGCGTGCTTTCTTGCGGCTCGGGCCTCACCATTCACCACGCCCGCGCCGGGCGCGCCCAGGTGGACTATCCGGTCATCATCGGCCACGAAGTGCTGGGCGAGATCGTGGAAATTGGCCAGGGCGTCACCGGTCTTAGCATCGGCGATCCGGTTACCATGCACTGCTACCTCACCTGCGGGCACTGCCGCTGGTGCCGGACCGACCACGAGGCGCTCTGCGAGAATCTGGCGGGTTTCGTTGGGCGGCACTCAGACGGCGGCTATGCCGAATACATCAAGATGCCCGCCCGCAATTACGTTCCCATCCCGGAGGGTCTCGACTACAAAAAATATCCGGCCGAGGCTGCTGTCATTTGCGATGCCATTGTCACGCCCTACAAAGTGACTCGAAGGGCGCGAATCGCCCCCTTAGAGACGGTCGCCGTCTTCGGCGCAGGCGGCGGCGTGGGAATTCACATGGTGATGCTCGCCAAATGGGCCCACGCCCGCGTCATCGCTATCGACACCGTTGGTGACAAACTGGGCAAGTGCCGCGAACTGGGGGCCGAGGCGGTCGTTGACGCCTCCAAGGATAATGTGGCCGAGGCGCTAGAGGATTTTACGGAAGGGCGCGGCCTCGATGTCGCCGTTGATTTCGTCTCCGTCCCGTCCACCCTTGAGACCGCAGTGGAGGCCCTTGGTCGCAGAGGTCGCCTCGTCACGCTGGGCGGCAACACGCCCAAGCCCTTTAGCGTCTCCGCCGGTCGGATGCTCACACACGAGCTCGAACTCCTCGGCAGTCGCTCATTTACCAAACAAGAGATCAGGGACTCGCTCGAACTCGTGGCGCGGGGAGAGCTTTGGCCTTTCGTGACGGAGACCTACAAGCTAGAGGAGGCCGAGAAGGTCCACGAGCGGCTTGAGGCGGGGCTAATCACCGGGCGGGCAGCCATCATCATGGACTAGCGGTCCACTGCAAAGAACCTCGAATTGGGGCGGACAATCTCAGTCAAAAACCCATTAATGGAAAGGAAGCAAGATGAGCGGCAACTTTAAACTACTCGACTGGTCTGAGTTTCCGGCGAGTTTCAGTAAATGGAAACTCAATCCGACCGGGGCGCACCTTGAGACAACTGAACTATCCCCCGGCGTCTATGCGTTGATTTCGTCCATTCCCGGCGTGGACAATGCTGGCTTCGTCGTCGGCGAAAAGGGGGTGCTAGTCATCGATGCCCACATCAGCGTTCCGATGGCCAACCAAATTCTTGAGCGCGTGCGGGAAGTCACCGACAAACCCATTCTTTATCTCGTTAATTCGAACTATCACGCTGACCACACATTTGGGAACTGCGCCTTCCCGGCGGAAACCCTCGTCGTACAGCACCGGCGCACCGCTGAGATCGTCCCCCACTTTGAACACGAGCGCGAGTTCATGATTCCCTGCGTCGATAATGACCCGAAAATTTTCGAGGGGGTGACGCTTCGCCTGCCCGATATCGTGTTCGACGACTACATCCGCTTCGACCTAGGGGGGCGTATCGTCGAGTGCCACTGGTTCGGTCCGGCCAACACGCCCGGCGACACCATGACCTACGTGCCCGAGGCCAAAGCCGTTTGGACGGGCAACGTCACCGGCGGCATATTTGGCCTCGCGCTTGAATCCGACGCCCACACCTTCCTGGGCACCCTCACCCGATTTGTCCAGACGCTCGATATTGAAACACTTATCCCGGCGCACATGCCGATGGCCGAGGCCAGCCTTCTCGACGATTACCTTTCCTATTTCAGCGAGGTAGCCCGCGGGGTGCGGGGTGCCATTACCGATGGCCTCTCTCTTGAGCAGACTTTCGAGCGTGTCGTCCAGAGCGAGCGCTTCTCGCTGCCAGAGAGCGACCCGCGCGCCGCCGTCATGACCGGGCGGCACCAGTACAACGTGCGAAGAACATTTATGGCGATGTCAAAGATATAAGACCTAGGCCGAATCGAGGCCCAGCAGTTTTTGCGCCGTGCCGCCGAAGATCATTTCCTTGTCTCCCGCCGGGATATCAAGCGCCTCGACATCGGCCACACAACCCTCAAGATCGCCCATCGCCTGTGGGTAATCGCTCCCGAGCATCGTACGCTCCGCCCCCCAGCGCCCAACGGCATAGGCAAGCGCCTCGACCTCGAAGGCAACCGAATCGATGTAAATATTTTTGAGGTACTCGCTCGGCGGCTTATCGATAAACTCGCTGCAGGGTGGGTGGGTCCTGTAGCCCTTGTCGATGCGACCCATCGAATAGGGGATAAGCCCCCCGATATGAGGAACAACGAGTTTCAGATTCGGCACGTGCTCAAAAAGACCACTGAAGGCAAAGCGCGCCGCCGTCAGGGCGCTCTCGAACAACACGCCAAGAACAGTTTGGAGCCAGTAGTCGCGCATCTCCCCCGCCCCGGGGGGCAGGAACGGGTGGATGAACACCGGAACACCAAGCTCCGCCGCCCGCTCATAAAAGGGCCAGAGTTCTTTTTCGTGTATCCCTCGTCCGTCGATACTGGTGATTAGATAGACGGCCGGGAGCCCAAGTTTTTCCACCGCGCGCTCAAGCTCGGCAATGGCGAGTTTCGGGTCCTGTAGCGGGACCGAGGCCGCCGCCG includes:
- a CDS encoding zinc-binding dehydrogenase; the encoded protein is MKAMVLKEKNTPFVMEERPDPKAGPGEAVARVLSCGSGLTIHHARAGRAQVDYPVIIGHEVLGEIVEIGQGVTGLSIGDPVTMHCYLTCGHCRWCRTDHEALCENLAGFVGRHSDGGYAEYIKMPARNYVPIPEGLDYKKYPAEAAVICDAIVTPYKVTRRARIAPLETVAVFGAGGGVGIHMVMLAKWAHARVIAIDTVGDKLGKCRELGAEAVVDASKDNVAEALEDFTEGRGLDVAVDFVSVPSTLETAVEALGRRGRLVTLGGNTPKPFSVSAGRMLTHELELLGSRSFTKQEIRDSLELVARGELWPFVTETYKLEEAEKVHERLEAGLITGRAAIIMD
- a CDS encoding aminopeptidase P family protein, with translation MADLGDHGLMGVDWEERINFDRMRKERLQRAKDALDASDVDALFVFRTEDCRYLTGFRSHLHPTASLGMAACVLAKGQEPYIFSMDDDHVHARMTWLASEQIQKRANLRDISAVKDWAKRVEGLIGNLDGKKVGVDLWSPSIEKHLKEAFPKTEFVDGYVVLMKAKIIKTQDEIHCLKAATVITEAGMHAALDFLKPGVKECEVLAVAWETMTALGSEWTQCANIVCSGPYTAPYRRLTSDRIIRMGDPVIIDIGGCFNGYWGDFTRTWICGDIMPTPEQIEWHMNSYNAVWDSCEASKVGNTTLDVYKAAEPYVLDSLGHGSGTNPWELPYFSPAAYDDPLDLEEGMTFNLEPYAGKVGIGGFRLENNVVVRKEGPDVYTPYPYDERLVTDVHKLDTSTGRTR
- a CDS encoding MBL fold metallo-hydrolase; translated protein: MSGNFKLLDWSEFPASFSKWKLNPTGAHLETTELSPGVYALISSIPGVDNAGFVVGEKGVLVIDAHISVPMANQILERVREVTDKPILYLVNSNYHADHTFGNCAFPAETLVVQHRRTAEIVPHFEHEREFMIPCVDNDPKIFEGVTLRLPDIVFDDYIRFDLGGRIVECHWFGPANTPGDTMTYVPEAKAVWTGNVTGGIFGLALESDAHTFLGTLTRFVQTLDIETLIPAHMPMAEASLLDDYLSYFSEVARGVRGAITDGLSLEQTFERVVQSERFSLPESDPRAAVMTGRHQYNVRRTFMAMSKI
- a CDS encoding amidohydrolase family protein, producing the protein MRIDVHNHFYPKVYLDEVERLGGAVKLEEKDGRQVFTIRGVPVVHISPPQLDPELRLRDMDASGVDMQMLSLTMPHVYLWEPEAGLALSQAVNDAFADIISRYPSRFTAAASVPLQDPKLAIAELERAVEKLGLPAVYLITSIDGRGIHEKELWPFYERAAELGVPVFIHPFLPPGAGEMRDYWLQTVLGVLFESALTAARFAFSGLFEHVPNLKLVVPHIGGLIPYSMGRIDKGYRTHPPCSEFIDKPPSEYLKNIYIDSVAFEVEALAYAVGRWGAERTMLGSDYPQAMGDLEGCVADVEALDIPAGDKEMIFGGTAQKLLGLDSA